The Meiothermus ruber DSM 1279 genome includes the window CATTCGGCCCAGAAGTCCACCAGCACGTACTTATTTTCCTTGAGGGTGGCGTCAAAGTTGGCATCGTTGACTTCGATCGGTTTGGCCATAGTTATTTACCTCACAGGCTAGGCCCAGGCACAGGCCCTCTAGGCTCCACACTCTAGCACGGCTGGCCGGCTGCAGGGGAAGCCGATACACTTTTTATAGTGCAAGGAATCGATTTGTTGAATAGGCCCGAATACACCGAGGCGCTCGAGCTTTGGCATCAGGGACGGTTCTGGGAGGTGCACGAGGCCCTGGAGCCTCTCTGGCAGCAGCTTTCGGGCCCGGATCGGGAGCTGACTCATGGGGTTATCCTGCTGGCCGCTGCGTTGCATAAAGCCAGGGACAACCCCCGGGGTGGCTGGCGCAACTTTCACAAAGCTTTGAAGCATCTGGAGGGCCTGCCTGCAACCTACCGGGGGGTTCGGGTGGTTGATTTGATTGAGGCCACCCGCCAGGCCCTGCAAAAAGGCCCTGGCCAGATACCCGCCTTTCCTCGCCTGTGACAGGCGTCTGGGGCCATGCAGGTGAAGATGGCTGTTGGTTTACAGAACAGGCGCGAACGCTAAGCGTCCAGCCACCCCACCGCCCAGACCGCCCCCTCGCGCAGCTCGAGGCGGATCGCCAGCAGGTCGGTGGGGGCAGGCCCCGCGACCCTGAGGCCATCGGCCTGGAAGCGGCTGCCATGACAGCCGCACTCGATGAAGCGCTGCTGATCCGGCAGGGGCACCGTACAGCCCGCGTGGGGGCAGACCCGGGAGAAGGCAGTCAGAAAAACCCCCTGCGCCTCCAGCACCCGCGGGCTGGGCTGCGATGGGGGCGGCACCCGCACCAGCAAGCAGGGCTGGCCGGCAAAGCGGAACTCGAGGTCAGCCCAGACCTCGGGCAGTTGGCCGGGCTCGGCAATTCGCACCGGGGCCGGCGCCGGTGTCTGGCCCCGCCCCGCCGCACCCAGCGCCAGAAGGCCGGCCAGCAGGGTTTTACCGACCTCGCGTCTATTCACCTTGCCCTCCTGTGACAAAGGCAGGAGGCCAGGAACCTCCTGCCGTGTAGTGCGGAAGTTTTTATGCGCATTTCGGTAGTATCGCTCACTTTGACAAGCCTAAACGATACTACCGAAAGGCTTTTCTACTCCCTTCGGTCGGCTTGAATCCTTCACCTCTGACTACGCAGGGCGGTGAAGGATTCAAGCGGAAACGGCATTAGACCAGCACCAGGGCGTCCTCGGGATGGTTCCAGGGGCGCTCGGAGCGGCTCCTGAGCACCTCGAGGGCCTCCTGCTCGCTCATCACCGGGTTCTGGAAGCGGATGCCCAGGGCCCGGGTCATCAGGGTGAAGTTGTAGGTGTTGTCAATCAGGCCGATCCGGGCCGCCCCAATCCCCCGGCCATACACCCCAAACAGGGTGGGGCTGGCGGTGTGCTGCCCCGAGTTCCAGCCGATGTTGGGCAGGTCGGGCTTGCGGGCATCGGTCTGGCGCATCACCCAGGAGAGGGTGTTGGCGGGCTGCACGCCGTAGCGCACCGTGTCGGGCTGGTAGACCCGCTGGGCGATGGCGTCCACCACCGCCTGGGCCTGCTCGGGTTTGAGGGTCACGCCCTTCACGGTGCGGAAGATTTCCACCACCTGTTCGGGGCTGGGGTTGTTGCCGAGGCGGCCCAGCATGAACTCGAAGGTGCCTTTCTGGTTCTCGAGCATCAGCACCCCGGCGCTGCTCTCGCGGTAGGAAGAGCCGGTGCCATACAGCGCAGGCGCCCCGCAGACATGGTCGGAACCAATGATCAGCAGGGTGTCGGGGTTCTGATCCACAAAGTTCATCACCACTTCCAGGGCCTCGTCGGCGGCCAGGATATCCCACAGCGAGCCCGCGGGGTCGTTGAGGTGGTTGGCGTGGTCGATGCGGGCGGCCTCGACCTGGAGCACAAAGCCCTTGGAAGAAGCGGCCAGACGGGGCAGGGCCGCGCGGGTCATCTGGGCCAGGCTGGGGGTGTCCACGCCCTGGAAGCGCCGGTCGGCCTCGTAGGGGATGTGGCTGCTGCTGAACACGCCCAGCAGCTTGGAGGCGTTGGAGGCCTCGAGCTCCCGCAGGTTCTTCACCACCCCATACCCCTTGGCCGCGTAGGCGGCGTAGAGGTCTTTCTTATCGCGGCGCACCGCTGGGTCGAAGAAGCGCTGGCCTCCACCCAGGTACACTTCCGCGCCGAACTCCAGGTACTGCTCGGCGATCTGATCTTCGGCGTTGCGGTCGGGGTTGGAGATCACGAAGCCCGCCGGGGTGGCATGGGTGATGGTGGCGGTGGAGACCAGGCCCACGGCCTTGCCCTGCTGCTTGGCCAGGGCGAAGATGGGGGTGAGCTGGCGCCCATCTACGTGAATAGCCAGCCCGCCGTTCACGGTCTTGACCCCGGTGCTCCAGGCGTTGGAGGCTGCGCTGGACTCGGTGACAAAGCTGGTCAGGCTGTTGGTGTTCTGCAGCCCGCTCACACCAGTAGCCAAAAAGCGCTCCAATGCCAGCGGCTTGCCCAGCACCCGCCGGGCGTAGAACTGGGCGATGGCGTAGTCTTCCCAGCCCATGCCGTCGTAGGCGAAGAAAATCAGGTTGCGCGCACGGGTCAGGATGCCCGGCTGGTTGGCTTGGGCGCTCTGGGCCTGGGCCGAGAGGGCCGCAGCAGCTCCGGCGACCACTCCTGCTTTGATTAGGTCTCTGCGTTTCATACCTGTACCTCCATCCAATATGCTTAGCAAGGCCTGTCAAGCCTTGGTCAACACACAAGCAGAGCTGGGCCACACTTCCCCTCCCTCGAGGCTTACCAGCCAGGGCCTCATGCAATAGGCTATGGGCGATGAACGCGTACACCTACCTCTACCGCGGCGGCCTGCTGGAAAACCGCCACAAGGTTTCGCTGGCTATTGTGGAGCCCTCTGGCCGGGTGCTGGCCTACGGCGGCAACCCCTACCTCCAGGCCCCCCTGCGCTCCTCGGCCAAGCCCTTCCAGGCCCTGGCCCTCTACCTGAGCGGCGCCATCCAGCGCTTTGGCATCACCCCGGCCGAGGTGGCCCTGACCTGTGCTTCCCACGATGGAACCGAGCAGCACGTCGCCGTGGCCGCCAATTACCTGCGCAAAATTGGCCTGGACGAAAGCTATCTGGCCTGCGGCACCCATCCCCCCTTCGACAGCGAGGCGCGCAAGGCCCTGCAGCAGGCCGGCCAGGCCCCCACCCCCCTGCACAACAACTGCTCGGGCAAACACACCGGCATGCTGGCGGCCGCCCTGGCGCTGGGGGTAAGCCCCCGCGGTTACGAACAGCCCGAGCACCCGGTGCAGCAGCTCAACCTGCAGACCCTGCGGGAGCTATCGGGCCAGCCCCACATCCCCTATGGCGTGGACGGGTGCAGCGTGCCCACCTTCGCCTTGCCCCTGGCCCCCGCCGCCCGGATGTTTGCCCTGCTGGCCTGGCCCGAGGCCGCCCCTGCCAGGTACCAGGCCGGCCTGGAGGCGGTTTTTCAGGCCATGCGGCAGCACCCCGACCTGGTGGCCGGCCCCAAAAGCATTGACACCGTGCTGATGCAAAAGCTACCGGGACTGGTGGCCAAGCGCGGGGCCGA containing:
- a CDS encoding DUF309 domain-containing protein, encoding MQGIDLLNRPEYTEALELWHQGRFWEVHEALEPLWQQLSGPDRELTHGVILLAAALHKARDNPRGGWRNFHKALKHLEGLPATYRGVRVVDLIEATRQALQKGPGQIPAFPRL
- a CDS encoding ubiquinol-cytochrome c reductase iron-sulfur subunit; the encoded protein is MNRREVGKTLLAGLLALGAAGRGQTPAPAPVRIAEPGQLPEVWADLEFRFAGQPCLLVRVPPPSQPSPRVLEAQGVFLTAFSRVCPHAGCTVPLPDQQRFIECGCHGSRFQADGLRVAGPAPTDLLAIRLELREGAVWAVGWLDA
- a CDS encoding alkaline phosphatase, which gives rise to MKRRDLIKAGVVAGAAAALSAQAQSAQANQPGILTRARNLIFFAYDGMGWEDYAIAQFYARRVLGKPLALERFLATGVSGLQNTNSLTSFVTESSAASNAWSTGVKTVNGGLAIHVDGRQLTPIFALAKQQGKAVGLVSTATITHATPAGFVISNPDRNAEDQIAEQYLEFGAEVYLGGGQRFFDPAVRRDKKDLYAAYAAKGYGVVKNLRELEASNASKLLGVFSSSHIPYEADRRFQGVDTPSLAQMTRAALPRLAASSKGFVLQVEAARIDHANHLNDPAGSLWDILAADEALEVVMNFVDQNPDTLLIIGSDHVCGAPALYGTGSSYRESSAGVLMLENQKGTFEFMLGRLGNNPSPEQVVEIFRTVKGVTLKPEQAQAVVDAIAQRVYQPDTVRYGVQPANTLSWVMRQTDARKPDLPNIGWNSGQHTASPTLFGVYGRGIGAARIGLIDNTYNFTLMTRALGIRFQNPVMSEQEALEVLRSRSERPWNHPEDALVLV
- a CDS encoding asparaginase, with translation MNAYTYLYRGGLLENRHKVSLAIVEPSGRVLAYGGNPYLQAPLRSSAKPFQALALYLSGAIQRFGITPAEVALTCASHDGTEQHVAVAANYLRKIGLDESYLACGTHPPFDSEARKALQQAGQAPTPLHNNCSGKHTGMLAAALALGVSPRGYEQPEHPVQQLNLQTLRELSGQPHIPYGVDGCSVPTFALPLAPAARMFALLAWPEAAPARYQAGLEAVFQAMRQHPDLVAGPKSIDTVLMQKLPGLVAKRGADGYYGLALRETRWGPLGIALKVESGSNEAREPMVIRLLEELGLLSPEVELEWRRPPVRNVRRLEVGHLEARLELSWV